A genomic window from Montipora capricornis isolate CH-2021 chromosome 8, ASM3666992v2, whole genome shotgun sequence includes:
- the LOC138014467 gene encoding pyridoxal-dependent decarboxylase domain-containing protein 1-like, which yields MVDNVCKAARELESSSKYLEQMVDTIQKGIEAAEQDLVKDAEEKLLEEGLLRQVPLVSSLVNWLSPLPEEPKTTGRTFNLTSGNLHSTEKIYKYHMQVQEEEDDEATPVTPTKASPAATPTKDSLSPLK from the exons ATGGTAGATAATGTCTGCAAAGCAGCAAGAGAACTTGAAAGCTCAAGCAAA TATCTGGAGCAGATGGTAGATACTATTCAAAAAGGCATAGAGGCAGCTGAGCAAGACTTGGTGAAAGATGCCGAGGAAAAACTTTTAGAGGAG GGTCTCTTGAGGCAAGTGCCATTAGTAAGTTCCCTGGTTAACTGGCTTTCACCTCTTCCTGAAGAACCCAAAACAACAGGAAGGACATTCAACTTAACATCCG GGAATCTTCACAGCACagaaaaaatttacaaatacCACATGCAAGTCCAGGAGGAGGAAGATGACGAAGCAACACCAGTAACTCCAACAAAGGCCTCACCAGCAGCCACACCGACAAAAGATAGTCTATCACCCTTAAAATGA
- the LOC138014468 gene encoding pyridoxal-dependent decarboxylase domain-containing protein 1-like isoform X1: MPNAFRKGCTEDGLTCIIEQYLEQIVDTIQKGIEAADQDLVKNPEEKLLEEGLLRQVPLVSSLVNWLSPLPEEPKTTGRTFNLTSGNLHSTEKIYKYHMQVQEEEDDEATPVTPTKASPAATPTKDSLSPLK, from the exons ATGCCAAATGCCTTCCGTAAAGGCTGTACAGAGGATGGCCTGACTTGTATCATTGAACAG TATCTGGAGCAGATAGTAGATACTATTCAAAAAGGCATCGAGGCAGCTGACCAAGACTTGGTGAAAAATCCCGAGGAAAAACTGTTAGAGGAG GGTCTCTTGAGGCAAGTGCCATTAGTAAGTTCCCTGGTTAACTGGCTTTCACCTCTTCCTGAAGAACCCAAAACAACAGGAAGGACATTCAACTTAACATCCG GGAATCTTCACAGCACagaaaaaatttacaaatacCACATGCAAGTCCAGGAGGAGGAAGATGACGAAGCAACACCAGTAACTCCAACAAAGGCCTCACCAGCAGCCACACCGACAAAAGATAGTCTATCACCCTTAAAATGA
- the LOC138014468 gene encoding pyridoxal-dependent decarboxylase domain-containing protein 1-like isoform X2, translating into MVDKVCKAARELESSSKYLEQIVDTIQKGIEAADQDLVKNPEEKLLEEGLLRQVPLVSSLVNWLSPLPEEPKTTGRTFNLTSGNLHSTEKIYKYHMQVQEEEDDEATPVTPTKASPAATPTKDSLSPLK; encoded by the exons ATGGTAGATAAAGTCTGCAAAGCAGCAAGAGAACTTGAAAGCTCAAGCAAA TATCTGGAGCAGATAGTAGATACTATTCAAAAAGGCATCGAGGCAGCTGACCAAGACTTGGTGAAAAATCCCGAGGAAAAACTGTTAGAGGAG GGTCTCTTGAGGCAAGTGCCATTAGTAAGTTCCCTGGTTAACTGGCTTTCACCTCTTCCTGAAGAACCCAAAACAACAGGAAGGACATTCAACTTAACATCCG GGAATCTTCACAGCACagaaaaaatttacaaatacCACATGCAAGTCCAGGAGGAGGAAGATGACGAAGCAACACCAGTAACTCCAACAAAGGCCTCACCAGCAGCCACACCGACAAAAGATAGTCTATCACCCTTAAAATGA